In Zingiber officinale cultivar Zhangliang chromosome 6A, Zo_v1.1, whole genome shotgun sequence, a single genomic region encodes these proteins:
- the LOC121994907 gene encoding uncharacterized protein LOC121994907, which translates to MGHMEGSQALVLFTLYALLYHSVAADHTARYLSEAEEKELQIQLKSLNKPYVKSFKDEYGITFDCVDIYKQPAFDHPLLKNHTLQIKSTSFLKSMNKNLSSETVKLPRRCPQGTVLIRRTTREDLIRAKQIQRTKRIGLQEDTVSVQAYTVGVSFSSWNRPEKFYGISADLDVYQLSGILDSQTSATQMIISKGERGPLTFHNVLQAGFHVHHEVEGDNFTHFFTYWTSDGYQSTGCFNIHCSGFVQTSEKLTPGLVYTLRNLALSIYRDRKTSNWMLYNDQEPIGYWPKEILNNMADSSRIQLSATASSPTDQPSPPTGNGELGGASFKKIRVLNGGLDPYPSNVQHAETFLDIGKPFYEGIYNVDSGFIYGGPGGWEPPKF; encoded by the exons ATGGGTCACATGGAAGGATCACAAGCTCTAGTTTTATTCACTCTCTATGCTCTTCTGTATCACTCAGTTGCTGCAGATCATACTGCAAGGTATTTGTCTGAAGCAGAAGAGAAAGAATTGCAAATACAACTCAAATCCCTCAACAAGCCTTATGTCAAATCTTTCAAG GATGAGTATGGAATCACATTTGACTGTGTGGATATTTACAAACAACCAGCTTTCGATCATCCTTTGCTTAAGAACCACACTCTTCAG ATTAAATCTACGTCATTTCTGAAGAGCATGAACAAGAATCTATCCTCCGAGACCGTAAAGCTGCCTAGACGTTGTCCTCAGGGCACTGTCCTTATCAGAAGAACTACAAGAGAAGATTTGATCAGAGCAAAGCAAATCCAACGAACCAAACGCATAGGTCTGCAAGAGGACACTGTTTCTGTTCAAGCTTat ACTGTTGGAGTGTCATTTTCGTCTTGGAATAGACCAGAGAAGTTCTATGGAATATCAGCTGATTTGGATGTTTATCAACTTTCCGGTATATTGGATAGTCAAACAAGCGCAACACAAATGATTATCAGTAAAGGAGAAAGAGGCCCTCTGACATTCCACAACGTCTTACAAGCCGGATTTCAT GTTCATCATGAAGTTGAGGGAGATAACTTTACTCACTTCTTCACTTATTGGACT TCAGATGGGTATCAAAGTACTGGTTGTTTCAACATCCATTGTTCTGGTTTCGTCCAAACAAGTGAAAAGTTGACACCAGGCCTAGTTTACACCCTAAGAAATTTGGCTCTCAGTATTTATAGG GATCGAAAAACGTCGAACTGGATGCTGTACAATGACCAAGAACCGATTGGCTATTGGCCAAAGGAGATCTTGAACAACATGGCAGATTCTTCTAGGATTCAATTGAGTGCGACAGCTAGCTCTCCTACGGATCAGCCTAGTCCTCCTACGGGCAATGGGGAACTGGGTGGAGCATCTTTTAAGAAGATCAGGGTTTTGAATGGGGGGCTTGATCCATACCCGTCAAACGTCCAGCATGCAGAAACATTCCTTGATATTGGCAAACCCTTCTACGAAGGCATATATAATGTGGATTCTGGTTTCATCTATGGTGGCCCGGGAGGATGGGAGCCACCGAAATTCTGA